From Vigna unguiculata cultivar IT97K-499-35 chromosome 5, ASM411807v1, whole genome shotgun sequence, the proteins below share one genomic window:
- the LOC114183873 gene encoding thioredoxin H2 yields the protein MGGVLSSILGGGGGGDETSYSEGASGVTAIHSSARWQLHFNELQDTSKLVVVDFSASWCGPCKFIEPAIHAMAEKFSDVEFIKIDVDELSDVAGEFQVQAMPTFVLLRKGKVIDRVVGAKKDELEKKVQKHRALQA from the exons ATGGGCGGTGTCCTTTCTTCGATCCTTGGTGGTGGCGGCGGCGGCGATGAGACGTCGTATTCGGAGGGGGCTTCTGGCGTGACGGCGATCCACTCGTCGGCGCGTTGGCAGCTACACTTCAACGAGCTCCAAGACACCAGCAAGCTC GTCGTGGTAGATTTCTCGGCGTCGTGGTGCGGTCCTTGCAAATTCATAGAGCCAGCGATTCACGCCATGGCCGAAAAGTTCAGTGACGTTgaattcatcaagattgacgtCGACGAACTATCG GATGTGGCGGGGGAGTTTCAGGTGCAGGCGATGCCGACGTTCGTGTTGTTGAGGAAAGGGAAGGTAATTGACAGGGTTGTTGGCGCAAAGAAGGACGAGCTCGAGAAGAAGGTTCAGAAGCATCGAGCTCTTCAAGCCTAG